The window CAGATTAATCTTCGGTATTCTCTCTTCAAATAATTTTGCTTGTTGGCTAACAGATCAAAAAAGTCGAAGACCCCGATATTCTTGCCAAATTTTTGCCCAGCCAACCAGTTTGCCAATTTACGAGCGCGAGCAGCGTTTTCGGATGATGTAGAGCTGGGTCGTAAAGGTGGTGAAGTCATAATAATCAATTGCTTTTTGGTTTTAGTGAAATGCTTTTTAATTCGCAGGTAGTAATCTTTGATCTGCTGGAGTTCTTGGTCGTTCTTGATGTTTGAGTTTGGATAGCAAGATTTAATTATTATCCGGTCGTAACTCATGACAAGTTTATAGAGTTCGGAATACTCTTTAGCACCTAACTCCGAAAACAGCAGAGCATAATCGACTGGCCGAGTATTGTTATTAGGGAAACTTAGTCCCAACTTTAAACTGCTACTTATTGTACGTAAGATGCCCGTGTTGTTATCGTAGTCAGCGAATTGGCCAGCGTTTGATTTATATAATCGATTATATAATCTACTGTCGTTGATAAGATTATTACCGACCGATCGATGAATGAACAAGGTTTTCATCGAAACACACGCTCTCGCACGACCATTGTGTACAGTTGGGAGTTATTGATATTCTCGTTGTCACAAAAGCCATATGCCATTTTTTGTAAACATTTGATGGTTTGATTATGACTTATGAGTAAAACCCTGTTATTGCATAGTTCGTCTCTGCGCTCGAACAGAAAACTTCTTAGTCGCATCGATGTATCAACGTAACTTTCGATTTCTCCGCCAAAATCTAAATCAAGATAGGCATTCCAATCTAATTTATCCGAACCAAAATACCTATCCAGCTCTTCGATCGACCTCCCCTCCCACTTCTTAAAATCACCTTCGACAAGTCTTTTGTCTTGGTATATTTTTTTACCACCTAATTGTTGAGCAATTATTTCTGCAGTAGCAACCGCGCGAGCTATTGGTGAACAGATAATATAATCAAAGTCTTGTCCTTTTTCTTTCACATCTCTAGCTAGTTCGATTGCCTGCTGTACACCTTTATCGGTTAGTTTTGCTTGTGGGTAAGAGATTATCCCAGCTAGGTTATCGTCTGTTTGTCCATGCCTAGCAATATTTATCACCAAGCAACTAAGTTTGTACTCATACCCAGATCGATCGCGCTGCATGTAGCCGCGGTCGACTAGTTCTCTACGCAGCAGTGGCCAATCGCTAAATGTATGCCATAGTTTTAAGATCTCGTTAACCTCAAGCTCTGTATAGGTTTTGTTGGCATCAAACTTGGTTGCAAGATAGTCTAACACGAGCACTTTATCTGACTGCTTTTTTGGCCAGACTGTTACGCAACCATCTGTATCTAAAAATCTATTTATCATGTTTAGTAAAGAATGAGATGTTATAACCTTCTGGATCGATGATCCCAAAGGATCTGTCGCCCCATGGATTATTCCTTAATTCGTGCCCAATACTTACATCGTCTTTAAGCTTAAGATACAACGAATCGACATCCTCGACCTCCAATGAAAGACCACTGCCCGTTGCTATATCTTTTAAACCTTCTTCAACTGGCCACATAAATTCTAGGGTAGCGCCACCAATCTGGAACATTACACCCTTACTGTCTTGCCTGTCCCATTCATGAGTAATCTTAAATCCCAATGTATTTAAGTAATAATTTCTTTGTCTGTAATAATCTGCAGGATACAGCTTTAAACGAAATTCTTTGACTATCATGGGTATAGTATACTTGAGTTTATGGCTAACTTTAGTTTTGATATCGAGAGTACTTACGACGCCGGCGAGATGAATAATGTTTTCGACCAAGTAAAGCGCGAGCTGGCTAGCCGTTACGACCTTAAAGGTACCAGCGCAAGTATTGATTGGCTCGACGATAAACAGGGTTTTAAGTTTACGGCCGACCAGCAGTTTCAACTCGATGCCCTTATAGATATGGTCCGTAAAGTGGCTGCCAAACGTGGCCTCAACCAAAAAACTTTCGACACCAGTGCTGAACCGACCGAAACCAATCTGCAGATGTATTGGACTGTGCCGTTTAGAAGTGGCCTAAAGGGCGACGACGCCAAGAAGCTTACCAAGCTGTTTCGCGACGAAATGCCCAAGCTAAAAGTGATGATTCAGGGGGAAGCAGTGCGTGTAATGAGCCCTAAAAAAGATGAACTCCAAACAGCCATGCAGCTAGTCCGTAGTAAAGAGTTCGAGTTTCCTCTGAGCTTCAACAATTTCCGTTAGTCCTGATAAATCGTGTACCGATCTATCTCACCACCGACCAAATCATATAAAGCGTTGAGCCCAGGTAGTCCCTGACATCTATTGAGGTCGTAGACGAATGTTTTGATCGACCCAAAACCTCGCCGAGCGAGTATATTCGGCGCACTAGATAATAA of the Candidatus Nomurabacteria bacterium genome contains:
- a CDS encoding histidine phosphatase family protein; its protein translation is MINRFLDTDGCVTVWPKKQSDKVLVLDYLATKFDANKTYTELEVNEILKLWHTFSDWPLLRRELVDRGYMQRDRSGYEYKLSCLVINIARHGQTDDNLAGIISYPQAKLTDKGVQQAIELARDVKEKGQDFDYIICSPIARAVATAEIIAQQLGGKKIYQDKRLVEGDFKKWEGRSIEELDRYFGSDKLDWNAYLDLDFGGEIESYVDTSMRLRSFLFERRDELCNNRVLLISHNQTIKCLQKMAYGFCDNENINNSQLYTMVVRERVFR
- a CDS encoding VOC family protein, producing the protein MIVKEFRLKLYPADYYRQRNYYLNTLGFKITHEWDRQDSKGVMFQIGGATLEFMWPVEEGLKDIATGSGLSLEVEDVDSLYLKLKDDVSIGHELRNNPWGDRSFGIIDPEGYNISFFTKHDK
- a CDS encoding YajQ family cyclic di-GMP-binding protein → MANFSFDIESTYDAGEMNNVFDQVKRELASRYDLKGTSASIDWLDDKQGFKFTADQQFQLDALIDMVRKVAAKRGLNQKTFDTSAEPTETNLQMYWTVPFRSGLKGDDAKKLTKLFRDEMPKLKVMIQGEAVRVMSPKKDELQTAMQLVRSKEFEFPLSFNNFR